In Rosa chinensis cultivar Old Blush chromosome 1, RchiOBHm-V2, whole genome shotgun sequence, a genomic segment contains:
- the LOC112182019 gene encoding uncharacterized protein LOC112182019 isoform X2 has product MNRVRRGNRKTEMEASQRKLKPLSDCSNTVTVTVTVTDSTAAAAASTQSSTASSGTIKRQNPTLSSVPKTLHASLTAKTEAVSDPRRSAPSTPLVSSSVSGTSDYEVSEPSSVYSQRQTALKRKTTGKENDVQFSCPRTPKTRNVGRKKTKQDGHSIQSEMDRTPIASTPTPRISSSSSDTSNREVYEPHSVYTRRQTASKRNSKGQENIGASSCPPALKIRNTWDNSNEDGYNSLSKKSKASCRKKVVPTKKEASEYTSPDLEKQRAYFAELDKYELPVEEAEEWELD; this is encoded by the exons ATGAACAGAGTTCGAAGAGGTAACAGAAAAACAGAAATGGAAGCTTCACAGAGAAAGCTGAAGCCTCTCTCCGATTGCAGCAACACCGTTACCGTCACCGTCACCGTCACCGATAGCACCGCTGCCGCCGCCGCCTCCACGCAGTCGTCCACGGCCTCCTCCGGTACGATCAAACGCCAGAACCCGACTCTTTCCTCCGTCCCCAAGACACTGCACGCCTCCTTGACTGCCAAAACCGAGGCCGTTTCGGACCCTAGGAGATCCGCTCCTTCTACTCCTCTGGTTTCCTCCTCCGTTTCAG GTACCAGCGATTATGAGGTTTCAGAGCCTTCTTCAGTGTACAGTCAAAGACAAACGGCATTAAAAAGGAAGACTACAGGGAAGGAAAATGATGTACAATTTAGTTGCCCTCGTACACCAAAGACCCGGAATGTTGG CAGGAAAAAAACTAAACAAGATGGACATAGCATCCAATCTGAGATGGACAGAACACCAATTGCTTCCACTCCTACACCTCGCATTTCATCATCAAGTTCTG ATACCAGTAATCGTGAGGTATACGAACCTCATTCAGTCTATACTCGAAGACAGACTGCATCAAAAAGAAATAGCAAAGGGCAGGAAAACATTGGAGCTTCTAGTTGCCCTCCTGCACTGAAGATCCGGAATACTTG GGATAACTCAAATGAAGATGGATACAACAGTCTATCAAAGAAATCCAAGGCTTCTTGCAGAAAG AAGGTTGTACCAACTAAAAAAGAAGCTTCTGAGTACACTTCGCCAGACCTTGAAAAGCAGAGAGCTTACTTTGCAGAGCTTGATAAATATGAACTGCCAGTAGAGGAGGCTGAAGAATGGGAGTTGGATTGA
- the LOC112182019 gene encoding uncharacterized protein LOC112182019 isoform X1, whose translation MNRVRRGNRKTEMEASQRKLKPLSDCSNTVTVTVTVTDSTAAAAASTQSSTASSGTIKRQNPTLSSVPKTLHASLTAKTEAVSDPRRSAPSTPLVSSSVSGTSDYEVSEPSSVYSQRQTALKRKTTGKENDVQFSCPRTPKTRNVGRKKTKQDGHSIQSEMDRTPIASTPTPRISSSSSDTSNREVYEPHSVYTRRQTASKRNSKGQENIGASSCPPALKIRNTCRDNSNEDGYNSLSKKSKASCRKKVVPTKKEASEYTSPDLEKQRAYFAELDKYELPVEEAEEWELD comes from the exons ATGAACAGAGTTCGAAGAGGTAACAGAAAAACAGAAATGGAAGCTTCACAGAGAAAGCTGAAGCCTCTCTCCGATTGCAGCAACACCGTTACCGTCACCGTCACCGTCACCGATAGCACCGCTGCCGCCGCCGCCTCCACGCAGTCGTCCACGGCCTCCTCCGGTACGATCAAACGCCAGAACCCGACTCTTTCCTCCGTCCCCAAGACACTGCACGCCTCCTTGACTGCCAAAACCGAGGCCGTTTCGGACCCTAGGAGATCCGCTCCTTCTACTCCTCTGGTTTCCTCCTCCGTTTCAG GTACCAGCGATTATGAGGTTTCAGAGCCTTCTTCAGTGTACAGTCAAAGACAAACGGCATTAAAAAGGAAGACTACAGGGAAGGAAAATGATGTACAATTTAGTTGCCCTCGTACACCAAAGACCCGGAATGTTGG CAGGAAAAAAACTAAACAAGATGGACATAGCATCCAATCTGAGATGGACAGAACACCAATTGCTTCCACTCCTACACCTCGCATTTCATCATCAAGTTCTG ATACCAGTAATCGTGAGGTATACGAACCTCATTCAGTCTATACTCGAAGACAGACTGCATCAAAAAGAAATAGCAAAGGGCAGGAAAACATTGGAGCTTCTAGTTGCCCTCCTGCACTGAAGATCCGGAATACTTG CAGGGATAACTCAAATGAAGATGGATACAACAGTCTATCAAAGAAATCCAAGGCTTCTTGCAGAAAG AAGGTTGTACCAACTAAAAAAGAAGCTTCTGAGTACACTTCGCCAGACCTTGAAAAGCAGAGAGCTTACTTTGCAGAGCTTGATAAATATGAACTGCCAGTAGAGGAGGCTGAAGAATGGGAGTTGGATTGA
- the LOC112182019 gene encoding uncharacterized protein LOC112182019 isoform X3 has translation MNRVRRGNRKTEMEASQRKLKPLSDCSNTVTVTVTVTDSTAAAAASTQSSTASSGTIKRQNPTLSSVPKTLHASLTAKTEAVSDPRRSAPSTPLVSSSVSGTSDYEVSEPSSVYSQRQTALKRKTTGKENDVQFSCPRTPKTRNVGKKTKQDGHSIQSEMDRTPIASTPTPRISSSSSDTSNREVYEPHSVYTRRQTASKRNSKGQENIGASSCPPALKIRNTCRDNSNEDGYNSLSKKSKASCRKKVVPTKKEASEYTSPDLEKQRAYFAELDKYELPVEEAEEWELD, from the exons ATGAACAGAGTTCGAAGAGGTAACAGAAAAACAGAAATGGAAGCTTCACAGAGAAAGCTGAAGCCTCTCTCCGATTGCAGCAACACCGTTACCGTCACCGTCACCGTCACCGATAGCACCGCTGCCGCCGCCGCCTCCACGCAGTCGTCCACGGCCTCCTCCGGTACGATCAAACGCCAGAACCCGACTCTTTCCTCCGTCCCCAAGACACTGCACGCCTCCTTGACTGCCAAAACCGAGGCCGTTTCGGACCCTAGGAGATCCGCTCCTTCTACTCCTCTGGTTTCCTCCTCCGTTTCAG GTACCAGCGATTATGAGGTTTCAGAGCCTTCTTCAGTGTACAGTCAAAGACAAACGGCATTAAAAAGGAAGACTACAGGGAAGGAAAATGATGTACAATTTAGTTGCCCTCGTACACCAAAGACCCGGAATGTTGG GAAAAAAACTAAACAAGATGGACATAGCATCCAATCTGAGATGGACAGAACACCAATTGCTTCCACTCCTACACCTCGCATTTCATCATCAAGTTCTG ATACCAGTAATCGTGAGGTATACGAACCTCATTCAGTCTATACTCGAAGACAGACTGCATCAAAAAGAAATAGCAAAGGGCAGGAAAACATTGGAGCTTCTAGTTGCCCTCCTGCACTGAAGATCCGGAATACTTG CAGGGATAACTCAAATGAAGATGGATACAACAGTCTATCAAAGAAATCCAAGGCTTCTTGCAGAAAG AAGGTTGTACCAACTAAAAAAGAAGCTTCTGAGTACACTTCGCCAGACCTTGAAAAGCAGAGAGCTTACTTTGCAGAGCTTGATAAATATGAACTGCCAGTAGAGGAGGCTGAAGAATGGGAGTTGGATTGA
- the LOC112181937 gene encoding peroxidase 4, protein MASYKLLLLILVFAGAFIQYINGKLSPKYYSSTCPNAFSIVQGEVIAAIKNETRIGASLLRLHFHDCFVNGCDASILLDDTPGFIGEKTAVPNNNSVRGFEVVDQIKAKLEKACPGVVSCADILALAARDSVVHLGGPSWNVGLGRRDSTSASRSAANTSIPPPTSNISSLLSSFAAQGLSLRDLVALAGSHTIGLARCTSFRARIYNDTTIDAVFAKSLQSNCPRTGNDNNLASLDLQTPTYFDNLYYKNLLKEKGLLHSDQELFNGTSADALVKIYASNTFKFFEDFAKSMVKMGKIKPLTGSQGEIRINCRKVNWK, encoded by the exons ATGGCTTCTTACAAATTACTCCTGCTTATCTTGGTCTTTGCTGGTGCAtttattcaatatattaatggcAAGCTATCTCCAAAGTACTACTCATCTACATGCCCAAATGCATTCTCTATCGTGCAAGGCGAAGTTATCGCAGCAATTAAGAACGAAACACGCATAGGGGCTTCGTTACTCCGCCTGCATTTCCATGATTGCTTTGTAAAT GGCTGTGATGCTTCAATACTGCTGGATGATACACCAGGCTTTATTGGTGAGAAAACAGCAGTTCCAAATAACAACTCGGTCAGAGGATTTGAAGTAGTTGATCAGATTAAAGCCAAGCTTGAGAAGGCATGCCCCGGAGTGGTGTCGTGTGCTGATATTCTTGCTCTAGCTGCGCGTGACTCTGTAGTACAT TTGGGTGGCCCTTCATGGAACGTTGGTTTGGGAAGAAGAGATTCCACTAGTGCTAGTAGGAGTGCTGCAAACACCTCCATCCCTCCACCCACATCAAATATAAGCAGTCTCCTCTCGAGCTTTGCTGCTCAGGGTCTATCCTTGAGGGATTTAGTCGCACTTGCAG GATCTCACACCATTGGCCTGGCAAGATGCACATCATTCCGAGCACGCATCTACAACGACACCACTATTGATGCCGTCTTTGCCAAGTCATTGCAGAGCAATTGCCCAAGAACCGGAAATGATAACAACCTTGCAAGCCTTGACCTCCAGACCCCAACATATTTTGACAATTTATATTACAAGAATCTGCTGAAAGAaaagggtcttcttcattcagacCAGGAGCTCTTCAACGGAACATCTGCTGATGCTCTGGTAAAAATATACGCAAGCAACACTTTCAAATTCTTCGAAGACTTTGCCAAGTCCATGGTCAAAATGGGAAAGATAAAGCCTCTCACAGGAAGCCAGGGTGAAATCAGAATCAATTGCAGAAAAGTCAATTGGAAGTAA